Proteins from a genomic interval of Rhizobium etli CFN 42:
- a CDS encoding sugar phosphate isomerase/epimerase family protein has translation MAAATSKSAPPIGVAHFSSILLPPVEFAKAAARAGFSRIGLRLHPAFPGAPYYELPVGGPAAGELKFVLAGEGVEVFDIEFFVIDPSFDASSMEAIVAAAANIGARRLSVCGDDPDQSRLVSNFSDLCGLADRYGLAVDVENMGWRVTRTFQDSVSIVKSSGARNAGALVDGVHFFRNGGTLATLATEIRWVKHVQLCDVAGPAPVTTEEMIAEARGGRFAPGEGELPLKELIAAFDGCAAISVEVPLTGSAPPEAHLKNLYDKAEGLFGPDC, from the coding sequence ATGGCCGCCGCAACATCGAAATCGGCGCCCCCGATTGGTGTCGCGCACTTTTCATCGATATTGCTGCCTCCCGTGGAGTTTGCGAAGGCCGCAGCGCGCGCGGGGTTCTCCAGGATCGGGCTCAGGCTGCATCCGGCGTTCCCTGGTGCGCCCTACTACGAGTTGCCTGTCGGTGGTCCGGCTGCAGGCGAGCTGAAATTCGTGCTTGCCGGTGAGGGCGTCGAGGTTTTCGATATCGAGTTTTTCGTAATCGACCCCTCGTTCGACGCGTCGTCGATGGAGGCCATAGTCGCCGCGGCTGCGAATATTGGAGCACGCCGGCTCAGTGTCTGCGGAGATGATCCGGATCAATCCAGATTGGTATCGAACTTTTCGGATCTCTGCGGCCTTGCGGACCGCTACGGCTTGGCTGTCGATGTCGAGAACATGGGTTGGCGGGTGACGAGAACCTTCCAAGACAGCGTCAGTATTGTGAAGTCGAGTGGCGCCCGCAATGCCGGCGCCCTCGTGGACGGAGTACATTTCTTCAGGAATGGCGGCACGCTCGCCACGCTGGCGACCGAGATCCGCTGGGTAAAGCACGTTCAGTTGTGCGATGTCGCTGGACCGGCGCCGGTGACGACAGAGGAAATGATCGCTGAAGCTAGAGGCGGGCGGTTCGCGCCGGGAGAGGGCGAACTGCCGTTAAAGGAACTCATCGCAGCGTTCGATGGCTGCGCTGCGATCTCGGTTGAGGTGCCGCTCACGGGGTCCGCCCCGCCTGAGGCGCATTTGAAGAATCTGTACGACAAGGCCGAAGGATTATTCGGGCCGGATTGCTGA
- a CDS encoding GntR family transcriptional regulator codes for MDSADDSSLGPLTEDAPSAGFLDDGKNTIGSQLAWRLREAIISGELEAGSKINLDKARKIFNVSLSPLREGLARLISDGLVEFQDNRGYRVAPISLANLEEVTSLREELEVFALRESMRLGDVDWEGNVMRALHRLNRTERDAAHPETLEHWEALHREFHLTLISGCGKPLLLHFCSLLLNLNDRYRRVFLIRTSGDRNVGQEHSEIAQGAVARDADYACDKLRQHIHRTGTNLRNHLATKGIV; via the coding sequence ATGGACTCGGCCGACGACAGCTCACTTGGGCCGTTGACAGAAGACGCACCGTCAGCCGGCTTCCTCGACGATGGCAAGAACACCATCGGCAGTCAGCTCGCATGGCGCCTTCGGGAGGCGATCATCTCCGGTGAACTGGAAGCGGGCAGCAAGATCAATCTCGACAAGGCGCGGAAGATTTTCAATGTCAGCCTGAGCCCGTTGCGGGAGGGTCTGGCCCGGCTCATTTCAGACGGTCTGGTCGAGTTTCAGGACAATAGAGGCTATCGCGTCGCGCCGATCTCCCTGGCTAATCTCGAAGAGGTCACCAGCCTACGCGAAGAACTCGAAGTGTTCGCGCTGCGTGAATCCATGCGTCTCGGAGACGTCGATTGGGAGGGCAACGTCATGCGTGCGCTTCATCGTCTAAACCGTACGGAGCGCGACGCCGCGCATCCTGAAACGCTGGAGCACTGGGAGGCGCTTCACCGCGAGTTCCACCTGACGCTGATCTCGGGCTGCGGGAAACCTCTGCTACTTCATTTTTGCAGTCTTCTGCTCAATCTCAACGACCGATATCGCCGCGTCTTCCTGATCCGTACGTCGGGCGATCGCAACGTCGGGCAGGAGCATAGCGAGATTGCCCAGGGCGCAGTCGCGCGTGATGCCGACTATGCCTGCGACAAGCTCCGCCAGCACATTCATCGCACCGGCACCAATCTGCGCAACCATCTCGCGACGAAGGGAATCGTGTGA